The Eubalaena glacialis isolate mEubGla1 chromosome 3, mEubGla1.1.hap2.+ XY, whole genome shotgun sequence nucleotide sequence CAGAGATATCTAAGCAGTTtagttttctaaaagaaaagagGTATCCAATCCCTGCATCTGTGATCTCAGGGTTACCTAAATGTCAAAACATAGATAGTATTCTGTTATAGTTATAAGTATTGCTACAATGCCAACAATAAGCTCAGGAAAAAAGGCCAAACaatgataaaatagaaaatactgaGTGAACAAGCTTTTCAGAGTAAATTGAATACAGAAATCTTATCTTTCCTATTGTAATGTGAAGGAACCACACTAGATGATCCTTAAGATCCTTCATAGCTTTAACTTTCTAGGAGTTGGGGGTTAGCAGAAAAATTAATGAACCAGATAGTTATTCCAAAGGGTTTAATTTGGAACCATATGAAAACAACATACGTAAACATGTATTAGAATGATATATTAGACTTTGTTCACAGCCATTTTACCTCCCAagtaaaagatttattttaaaaagattttcaaggatactgaggcacagagactaTTAATGTCTTACtaacctgcattttttttttaatcctttcttaCATATCACCTTCTCATATCAGAGAGTACTGCATTTAGCACTGAGTCCTAAAGACcatgagcacagtgcctggcacatcgcaGACACtcacaaaatatttgttaaatgaatacacttccctgggaggaagggagggcattcattattatcttcatttcacagaagccaaaaccaaggctcagagaggttaaataacttgcgcAAGGGCACACAGTAGCAGAGCAAGGAGTGTCCTCTGGCCTCAAACCCCTGCTCCTTCTATTTTTTTGACACCATACCATCCTGCcacatatttaataaatgctcAGTTAAATCATAAATGATCTTACCATCTTTCTATTACTGGAGTCAATAACTGGGTCATTCTGAGTAAGTTATCAAAACTGTGAATTTCATCCTGATTTTCACCAAGCAATTATTGATAAAAACTGACCTAGCTGACAGACACTATGGATCAGCAactcaaagaaagtaaaaatgagcCAAACGTCCTTTATATATGCTGTGAATATGACGAAAGGTTGCTCTGTCTGCAGAGAGTAAGTGGCACGGGTGAATCTGTAAGGGCTTTTACTACCTTACAGAGGTGGCACCATGCCAGGAAAGGTATATGGCCAGAAGTCAAGAGCCTCTGGCTTTAGGTCCTGCTCTGCCATTAACTTGTTGTGGCACCTAAGAAAGTCACCTCCCCTCAATTTTATCACCTCTCAAACAAAGGGGAAGAACTAAATGATTTCTAAGTCTATTCTTCCAACATTAATCATCTATAACTTCTAATAAAACTTACAAGATAAATCCAATAATGTTAGATTTTCAAGGCCTCTTTTCATCACTCGAACTGGTGCCGTCATTTTCCGCACCCCAGCATCAGATAAACAATTATCCTTCAGGTGGAGTTGAGTTACACTAGAAAACAAAGTCCATAAGTAAATTACTTAAAGAGCATTTGAGAAAGTCTAGTCACGAGAACATACTTTCATaaatttcattcaaaaatatatctTCTAACCTCTGCTATTTCACACATAATGCATTTAACAGAGTTAAAGATCTTTTGGTGCTACTTCAGTTGCTAAGTGAGGGTTAACTTACAGATCAAAGTGTCATGTAGTACTAGTCTCAGATGGCAGAGGGCACTAAAGGTATATGGTAGAATGAGGTAAACAGGGACTTCATTAAGGATATAAATACACTTGTTTATCACAAAAGCTGCATTCCTGACAAATGCTGTGTGAAAACCAAAACCACTCTAAATATACTGGGAAAGTCTGCTAAAGAACTCCTCCGAGAATTCTTTATGCAAAGCACAATTCTttcattctaattattttataaatccGATTTCAGACTGGGTTTATAAGGTACAGACATAACCCAATCCATTCAGCTAACCTGTAACTGGTGTTATTAATGTGTTCCACTGTCCCACACGCAAGGAATCCGAACCTTTACTAACCTTGTACAAAGATACCTTTGTAtaagatgaaccggtttgcagggcagaaatagagacacagatgtagagaagaaacgtatggacaccaagtgggggaaagtggtgggggtgtgggtgtggtgctggtggtgggatgaattgggagattgcgattgacatgtatacactaatatgtataaaacagataactaataagaacctgtagtataaaaaaataaaattcaaaaaaaaaaaaacctttgtacAGAGCAGTACGTAGGCGTCACTGTCCTAGGCAGGCCCCAAGAAACAGGTTAGACTCCGGTTTGTAGTACTGTTATCCTTCTGGGTGTTTATTAAACCACAAAGGAATCCATCTGGCCTTCTCTCTGCTGGCCATACTGAGATCAGTCGGATTATCTGTGATGGTATGAACTGGatgatttctttaaattatgGTTCTTGAAAAGGATTTGTCTGTCTTTTAAcagttcactttttaaataatttatagttcATTGGcagttaaaatagaaaatgataaCGACTGTGGAAATTGTATAACTTCTCATCTCTTGCTAGAATAAACCAGGGCAAAATCATTTTTCAACACAGGTAGCATCAAGTACTATATGttgaaataaagtttatttaggTAAAGAACCTAGTGACTTACTTTCCTAAGAGTTGTCCAATCTATACTGCTTGTACCAAGTAAATGGAGATTGAAtcgttttagaaaaaaaaattagcaaataaaCACAGGATTGGGAAGTAATCAACATTCTTCAAGATGATCCCATTGGatcatcctttaaaaaaagaaacaaaacaattcaTCTACAAATGGTGGCAGGTCAATACCTAGACAGGGCCTCATTGGTGAGATGTTCTAGAAGTTCATGCTCATCTCCAAGCTTGCAACAGGATAGATCCAGGCAGGTCAGCTCCCGGAAAGACTTAATCTCCTCGAGTTTTTCTGAAATCACCAGATATCTGTGGGGCGTGGAGAGCAATCaacagcttttcttttccttcttttaaaacatCACTGTTTGTGGCTTTGTGACACATCAACATTCCATCAGGACAAGGTACTATGTAACAAGCAGACTTTACTGATTACTATGTAGGCACAGGTTGAATTTTTTAAGCTAAAAATCTTTTTACGTGATGGTGGaataaaaacttgaaataaataaataagaacatatGAGCAAAGGGAGGACACGAGAGAAAAAATCTGCTTTGTTAGAAGTCAGACAGACTTTGGTGTCAGTGCTGGGATTTTATCAGAGAATTCCCAAACTGTAGGATACtcaaaattttaatcactcattcTTTTAAGGTTGCTTTTTATCTAATGCTCAGTATCTAGTGCTTTGAAAACTGGAACAGGCCAAGAATTCTGGGTTCTAACCTGCACATCCCCAAGAACATACCAAGATATATTTGACAGTCAggttttatcttttctattcAAACACAAGTTTGAGTAGCTGCCCACGTCACTGTGCCACTGTTATCCTGCTAACTTTACTCCGAAAGTATGTGCAGCATGACTATTATAAGAACTCACTCTAAACTAGACGGTTATTAAGGCAAACCTGTGAGCATGAACACTTTAATTACACTGGGGCACCTTGCCAAACTGCTATTGGGAAGTATCAGGAGGCCTCTGGAGAGGAAAAGAAGATCAAAAAGACACTGCACAGCCCAGGCTATGGCCTCCACCCTGCTTTCTAGTTGTCCATCTATTTCATATGATGTcagtgagaaaaaatgaaaagggattagaagtgACAGGAAACAGGAGAGGAGTCTAAGAGAACAGGGAAATGCTTGTGGGCAAGAGCATGCCTTTCTCATCCACTTTTCTCATGGATGTCTAGAAGTTTCCACAGTGAGATGGTAAGCTAGGATCAGTGGGGTTATACTTAAAAGTGTTCACATTTCTCTACTGTGGCCAGAATCATAATTACCAAAAACAGCACTGAATAATCCAAGGACAAGGGAGTTAGATCTCTTTTCTTCCTACTTCCAGTCAGAATAAGATGTACTGAAGCTGATCGCTGGCCTGACTGCTGGGTACAGATGGCCTGGGGCACTGATACCCCCTCTAAGCTGCCTGGTGACTGAGCTCAGCTGGGTACACAAATGAGCCTTATTTACTCAGACATATTTTAATTgcattgtaaataaagctgctgtttTCCATCTTCCAATCACAGAGTTGAAGTGGGTTAATGGGAATTTGGGGAATTACTGGCAattacagaaaggaaaacacacatCCTTTGATCAGTTAACCAAAAGATATTTGGTAATTCTGAAACAAGGGTTACCTGGGAAGGACACaacaatgtacaacatgattaacgAACATTACAAAAATCAAGGCTGAGAAATGAACATGCAaaaccacagacactactacatgCTTATCTAGGACGTAATTGAAGATCTAGGGTCTCGCTCAAAATTAGTCTTCCAACTTGCCCCTTAAAAAGTTCAGCAGAGTGTAGTGGAGAAGCAACAGAAATAGCACAGATATTTTAGTGTCAGATCTGAGTTTGGATTCTAGCAATGCTCATTACTTGTATGATTGTAAGaaacttacttaacctctgtgagcctcaatttctccaGCTAGAAAATGGAGCTGATGATCACTTCCTTTAAGGACTattaagaaaatcagaaaaaatgttCCAAAAGTAAACGGCATCTCATAGGCCCTCATTAAATAGTAGCTATTATAATTACTTCGGTTACACAGGGTGATATTTTAAGGCAAATAACTTGCCTCCCTGTGATCACCAGTGGGATTAAAAATCATAGGGAGGAGACAGTTTTGTAGGGTTGAAACCCAGTTGCAAAGACACTGGCTTCTCCTTTTGGCAGGCAGCTTTGTGACCCAACCCCACAAAGCAAGCGCCTGTACCTACACGATTatcttatttttcaattattttctcaagCTCTTTCCCCATGACCTGAACCCTTTCGTGCTGGTAAAATCTTTGCTGCTGCAGCTTCAGCTGAGAATTGCAAATGCAAACCCAAATCTCCTGCCTTCTTCCTATTTTCCTCTGGGGATTCAAAAGAAGGAAAGTTTCTGATCACAACTGAAAAATCTTACTCTTATATCTGAATAAGGCAGCACTGTCTTATTGTCTTATTTGTAATTGTTGCAATAAAATATGAGCCAAAAGAttgttaaaaatgtttcttatatttttctgattataaaagtaatacacattccttggagaaaaaaattaagaaaatctgaaaaactatgaagaaaattaaaaccaatttCAATCTCATTACCTAAATTACATTTCAGtgggtttctcttttttcccccctatatatgcaatacatataaaattttctattttttttacaaacaaaattgggatcatacatataattttaattcttattttcatttattatataatgAACATTTTACCACATCATTTTAAATGATCTTTGGATATTATCTTAAAACTTATACACTATTTCATTATATGAATGTACTATAATTCACTTAATTAATTTCCTCTTGTTGGATATtcagctttcagattttcattatTACAAATAGTACTACAATAAACACCCTTATGTGAAGTATTTGTTCTCATATCTGATTATTACATTAGAAATTAGAACAGACTCTTAATAAATGGAATTAATGGGTCAAACAAATGATATGAATATTTTCAAAGCTTTTGATACATATTGCCAAGCTTCTTTCCAGAAATGCTACATTAATTTATGTGCTCATCAAATGTGAATGAAAGTGCTATTCTCATCCAATTTGACCACCGGAACAGTATGCAGACATCATAAATGCATAAAAAGCATCTTCACCATTGTGAGAAATACTTAAGGTATAATGGTACATGgaggaaaaaacagaatacaatttATAGATAGAGTATATTCCCAaatgtataaagatatatataatgGTATACTatactgctatttaaaaaatctacacaTATTGATggtaaatgattttcaaaatatgtgaagaaagCAAAGTGCCTACCAGTGTGAGCACTGTGCTGCCGTTTGTATAACAAAGGGGACAGCtatacatgcatgtatatgtTCAGAATATCTCTGGAATTATGTAAAAGAAATTGATAACAGTAGTTGCCTCTGGGGAAGGGAAACAggagagagatgggagggaggcttatGTTCCACTTTACacctttttgtgtttgtgtttaaattcttttctgtgtattttttcaagtttttctttttaattagtaGATGCCTTGAAAGTCATTTTACACGATGGtggtataaaaattttaaataaatcaataaaagtatATGAGCAAAGGCAGGTCATGAGAGAAAACATCTGCTTTGTTAGAAAACAGACAGACCTTGGTTCTGGTGTTGGGACCTTATTGAAAATTTCCAAACTTTAAGACACTTGAAATTTTAATCACGTATTCTTCTAAAGTTGCTTTTTATCTAATGCTCAATATCTAGTGGTCTGAAAACTGGAATTGAGACGGGAACTCTGGTTACTAATCTTCACATCCCTGAGAGCATATCAAGAGATATTTAGCAAATCAcattttgtcttttctattttctctttctagaaaAGTTGGTAGAGGAGTATTTTCTACCTAATGGAGGAGTTGTGGCAATCAACTAATCCTTGTAAAGTGTTTTCAAAATAAACCTAAGTGTTGTCTGGGAGGgtaagggaagggagaaagacaATGATTTTTCTCAAAATGGCCTACCACTTTGTGTATGGAAATTCTAAACTCAAGTGCTGTTTGATGGGGAAAGTGCCCAAGCCCACTAAGCCCCAGAGCTTGACAGAATTCACACACCCAATAAAATACTCACTATCGTAATCAGAACACCCACCTGTTTCGCAAACACAAGGAGCAAAGCACCAGACTTCCATAGGCCTCTGTAAATTTCTGTAAAGCCCTCAGCCCTGCACCTGGCTCTGTGAATTTCTGTCTGGCTTCAGCAGCAGAGAACAGCTTTTCAGCAATCTGCTCAGGAAAGCCAATAAGGGAATCAATGTGATCAACATTGTCAGAGATGAAGCCCAGGACGAGGCTGAAGAGGGATTTGGCAGAGTACCGAAGATTCCCCTCCCGGGTgtatgtgaagatgaaatgatcaGTCTTCTCTTTCTGTGCAGTATCATCTTCCCTGTTCATGCAAAGCTCCACCGAAAAGCCTTTGGGAAACAGTCTGAAAGGCCTTGGCTTCTGCAGGCTACTCCTGACACCATCCAAGGCCAGATTGACCATGTGCAGTTGCCCATTTTCTCGCACGTAGACGGGCCCTGGGTCCAGGTGGTTTTCTGAGTTGAGGTAGTAAGACATTGCCTTGGTTGCAACTGTAAAAGCAAGGCACAAGGAAATCAAATCCaattaaaatgccatttttaacATGTAACTTCATCTTGCTGTGCCCAGAGCTTTATGAGCCTTCCAGGCAGGCCCTGTGGCTGCTTTGGGGAACCAAAGCTTACCAGTTGCCTGTGAACTCTGGCACTGGAGGTTACCTCTATTACCTCcacctggaatgccctttccTATGCTTCCCCTTTTCTTGTCtatctggtgaactcctattcatCTTTCAAAAGTCAGCTCAAATCTCATTTCTAAAATTCACTCTAAGGGAGTTCACAGAAGTGGTCAAAGAGTCACCTACAAGGAAAGTCATGGCAGCACAGCTGATACTAGCAGAACAActgaaaataacctaaatgttcaaCAAGGGTGTTATTATATAAATGATGATACATCCACACCATGGAatgttatgcagccattaaaatgataaaattttttattgatttgcaagTTACAAATCGTACACgtggaatttgttttttttaaattaatttatttttatttatttatttttggctgcattgggtcttcgttgcagcacgtgggctttctctagttgcagcgagcgggggctactcatcgttgcggtgcacgggctttttattgcagtggcttctcttgttgcagagcatgagctctaggaggcgagcttcagtagttgtggcacatgggctcagtagttgtggctcgcaggctctagagcacaggctcagtaactgtggcacatgggctcagttgctccgaggcatgtggggtctttctggaccagggctcgaacccatgtcccatgcactggtaggcggattcttacccactgcgccaccagggaagtccaactatttctgttttttaaaacatgtttacaCACAGAACAAAGGCTAGAAACTAATAACTCCCTTGCTACCTTGGCACCTTCCACACATTTCTTTATTGCACTTGGCTCACAGTTCTGCTACTGATTTATTTCTGGGCGTGTTCTGCTGAtctgagctccttgagagcagggatcaTGTTTAATTCATCCACCCTAACAACATAGTGCTCTGGCATGTAACAGTCCCTGAGTAGATATTCATGGAACTAAAGTTTACTCCTTTGCTAAACCTTACACAGACCACAGGCAACATGGTTTTTTGGATCCACAAATAAAGATCTCCACCACAAGAGCTAACTAAAAGCTATTAAGGTGTGATGCTTCCAAGGGCTAGAATAGCTTTTAGTTAGCTCTTGTGCCTTAACTTCTTCAGTTAGCTGGCACTTCCAAAGTAAGGCAACATATCAAAAACAGCAGGGTATTTATGCAATCATATGGGTGACATTTTGTGTCCAAGCGCTAACTGAAATAAACACTTGCTTTCCTGAGGAACCGTGAGGTTTCAAAATATTCGAGAAATTGCCacgttaaataaaatgaaagtatatgATTATCATTGCTACAATTTTTAGGTAAAACTTAATATAATATAGGTCAAAAAGCCGCTATTATCTCTAAAAGACTCTTACTTTTAGAGTGAACAAACCCAGCTTCTTCTGCATCAATGCAGGGCTAGGATGTAGCTCTGAAGCCACTTAAAAGTGTCAACAATCAATCAAGTCAGTGATCAAAAATGCTGAGTCTCTGGAGATCAAACACTGATCCTGTTTGTGGGTATCAGTATGATCCATGTTTCTCCTGAGGATAATTATGTGTGTAAAAGCACATCAGAAAAGAGGGCCCTGCCACACCCGAgagcctctctcctccctgcccatcTCCTTATGCCCTACTCTCTGGCTAAGCCATACTACCTAGGTAAGTTGGCTGTGCTCTCTTGTCTCACTGGCCTTTGCACATCCTGCTCCCTTTGGCTGGAACACCCTTCTCTGCTTCCCTGACCTAGCTAGTTCCTAGTTATCACTAACACTCAGCTCAACTACCATCCCTCTCCTGGGAAAACTTCCTAACCCCTGCACTAGTGCACAtgtctgtctggttttcccagagCACCAATGTCTCTTTCTACATAGCACTTTGCACTGTGTACTGTCCGTTCACTTGCTAATATTCCCAAAGCTGTGAGCTCTTTGAGTACACGGCACTTAACTTGattcatctctcttttcttttccaggcCCAACACAGAGCCTAGGTTGAATAAGTCCTCAACAGATATTTGCTGaaccaaatgaagaggaagggTGAGACCTCAAAAGGACAGACTTAGTACTCTGAGCTGCAAGGCCTGCTGATACTGTTGCTAGGAGCCAGCTCCTCTACCAGGCAACAGCTGCAGACTCCTCCCCATCTCACCAGACCCTTCTGCAGGTGGTAGAAGCAAAGAGGATGATGGGAGTATATTGCTACTGGTACtaccagggaggaaaaaaaaaatctaaaaaccagaaaaaaaaaattggctagcTCTCATAACCCATACTCTCGCCAGTATTCAGTGCCTGCTGCTAAGGAGATACTTCACTTATTCTAAGCTTTTCTTCCAGGAGTAAGCACCTGGCCCCTTCAGTCTCACAGAGTTTAATCTTGATAAGGAGATAAAGCAGATCCCTTTTGGTCTTTATCTCTGGATTTGGACATTCAGAGTCCTACTCTACCTGTAGATCAGAAAGTATGGCCCCAAACCAGGTATGGCCCCAAACAAGAAtgacttaattttaaaagtagaaagacAAATTCCATGGAAGATAACATATTATAAGTAATCAGCACACTATAAACTTCCTGGCAACGAAATAGGGTCTGCCTATCTGTAGTTACCCCTAACCATCACCTGCAATAGTGTCTTCCATAAACTTTGGAGTAAAATGgacaaatggatgaatggatgaccACTTCCGGTGCAAATCAGAAAAATCTGATTCCATCCAGCAGAGGGCACAAGTAGCTTGGGACCAAAGTGAGGACACTTACCCAGGCTGCCTCGGCTTCCATGGATCAGTTTCAAAAACGCAAAGTTCTGGCTATATTTTACCTTTAAATTACTCATCAAATGCTAGTTCTCTTTCTAAacgatgaaaaaaatcaaatatttcctGAAGAGTAAACCCACATCATCTGTCCAGAAACCCCAAGGGCTCTCTGTTCTTCAACTATGATACCTGAGGAACCGACCATGGTCAGGAAATCCTGGTGACCTTTGATCTCTACTACTAAATTTGTGCATCTTGCACTCTCACAATAaggagtttcctgagagtttGTGAAGTACTATAAAATGATCTAAGAATTGAATTAATGTTTAAGCCTTTCAAGGTTAAGAACCATAAAGGTGAGAAAATTCCAAACAAAGCTTCTGTAACTTGTCTTTGCTTGGGCCTGGCTGTTACACAGAGTGATCTATTATAAGGGAGCCCCTCAGGAGACAGGGCCTATTCTATACCATGGCACAAATACTACACGAAAGCTCAAGCTCTTTCCACTGCATGATGCTGTCTCTCAAGAATAAAAGTATGACATCACCCTTAAggataaaaaaatgttaaaaattaatctCACCCACCTGTTGGATCCCTCTGGTATTCACTGACtcaagctgggggggggggggaggtgagagagggaggagattaaaaaaaaacagtggacaACTGAGGAAAGAGTTGGTGGGAACAGAGCCAGGACAGAGCTACATTGaggcctcccctccttcctctgccaGGGCAGAAATTACCCAAATCCACACACCAGGAAAACACCTGTCAATCCATGGCCTTCATCCCAAGGCTGCAGACACCCTTGGTTTATTTGAAAATGCAGTATTCTGAAGAAAGTTTCTAACATAAAAACCTGAACAGAAACTAGTTCCAAACCACCAATAACCAACTAACAATCTCAAGTTTATTGTTCTGGGTCACCACCATTATCcagttttcaactcatttctgTTGTCCTATAACTTGCACTTTCCCACCTGCC carries:
- the LRRC42 gene encoding leucine-rich repeat-containing protein 42, giving the protein MSYYLNSENHLDPGPVYVRENGQLHMVNLALDGVRSSLQKPRPFRLFPKGFSVELCMNREDDTAQKEKTDHFIFTYTREGNLRYSAKSLFSLVLGFISDNVDHIDSLIGFPEQIAEKLFSAAEARQKFTEPGAGLRALQKFTEAYGSLVLCSLCLRNRYLVISEKLEEIKSFRELTCLDLSCCKLGDEHELLEHLTNEALSSVTQLHLKDNCLSDAGVRKMTAPVRVMKRGLENLTLLDLSCNPEITDAGIGYLFSFRKLNCLDISGTGLKDVKAVKHKLQTHIGLVHSKVPLKEFDHSNCKTEGWADQIVLQWERVTSEAVKPRETSEPGTAAQHFYGKRARTEAPVKCHLADAHMNSSEKLQFYKEKAPDCHGPLLKHEALSSQESKKSKKRAFEEPEKEQSNSSQSSKQKYMCLAVEDWDLLNSY